The stretch of DNA CGGCATCGTGGGCATGGGCGAGACGCGCGACGACCGCGCCGGCCTGCTGGCGCAGCTCGGCGTGCTGGATCCGCATCCGGAATCAGTGCCGATCAACAATCTCGTGCGCGTGCCCGGCACACCGGTCGACGGCCTGCCGCCCATCGATCCGCTCGAGTTCGTGCGCACCATCGCCGTGGCGCGCATCGTCATGCCGGCCTCGCACGTGCGCCTGTCGGCCGGTCGCGAGGAAATGAGCGACGAGCTGCAGACGCTGTGCTTCGCCGCCGGCGCCAACTCGATCTTCTACGGCGAGCGCCTGCTCACCACCGAGAATCCGCAGAACGCCCGCGACCGCGCCCTGTTCGAGCGCCTCGGCCTGCACGCCGAGGAGTGCCGTGCCGGCGCCGTCCATGGCGAGACGGCCACCACGCCGCGGCAGACGGCCACCGCCTGAGCCGGCCGTGAGCGCTGCCGGTGCCCTGGACGCGCGCCTGCGTCCGCAGATCCAGGCGCTGCGCGACAGGGATCTGCACCGGCAGCGCCGCGTCGTCGACGGCAGCCACGGCGCGCGCATCCGGGTCGACGGGCGCGACTGCGTCAACTTCTGCGCCAACGACTATCTCGGTCTGGCCGCCGACCCGCGGCTGGCGGAGGCTGCGCGTGCCTCGCTGGCGCGCGACGGCACCGGCAGCGGTGCGGCCGCGCTCATCTCGGGCCACAATCGCGAGCACCGCGCGCTCGAAGAGGCGCTGGCCGACTTTCTCGGCGCGGAGGCGGCGCTGCTGTTCTCGTCGGGCTGGGCCGCCAATCTCGGTGCCCTGCGCGCGCTGGCGGGGCCCGACACCCATCTCTGCGCCGATGCCCTCAACCATGCCTCGCTGATCGACGGCGTGCGCCTCACCAAGGCGCCGTACGCGCGCGTGACGCACGCCGATGCCGCCGCCTTCGACGCGGCGCTGGGCAATGCGCCCGATGCCGCCATCGCCGTCACCGACGGCGTCTTCTCCATGGACGGCGACGTTGCGCCGCTGCCCGAGCTGGCCGGCGTCTGCGCGCGCCGCGGCGCTACCCTCTACGTCGACGATGCGCACGGCTTCGGCGTGTGCGGTCCGGACGGGCGCGGCAGCCTCGCCGCCGCCGGTCTGTCGCACGCGGACGTGCCGGTCTACGTTGCGACGCTGGGCAAGTCGCTGGGTGCCAGCGGTGCCTTCGTGGCGGGTTCGCGCACCCTGATCGACTATCTGGTGCAGAAGGCGCGCACCTGGGTGTTCTCCACTGCACCGCCGCCGGCATTGTCGGCCGCGGCGCGCGCCGGTCTGGCGGTGCTGCGCAGCGAGCCGGAGCGCCTCGCCGCGCTGCACGCCAACATCGCCCACTTCCGCGCCGGCGCCACCGAGCGCGGCATCCGGCTGGGTCCGCCCGACGGCGCCGCCGGCGAGCACGCAATCCAGCCCCTGCTGCTGGGCGATGCCGGCCGCACCATGGCGGCGTCGCGTGCGCTGTTCGAGCGCGGCTACTGGGTGGCCGGCATTCGTCCCCCCACCGTGCCCGCCGGCACCAGCCGCCTGCGCCTGACGCTGTCCGCCGCGCACACCCGCGAGCAGATCGAGGGCGTGCTCGACGCGCTCCACGCAGTGCTGGCACCGCAGGCCGAGCCGGCGTGAGCACGGTGGTCGGCATCACCGGCACCGATACCGGCGTCGGCAAGACCGTCGTTGCCTGTGCGCTGCTGCGCGCACTGCGCGCGGCGGGGCACATCGCCACAGGCTACAAGCCGGTGGCCAGCGGCGCCGAGGCCACGCCCGAGGGGCTGCGCAACGAGGATGCGCTGGCGCTGCTCGATGCCTCGACGCCGGGGCTTGCCTATGCCGACATCAATCCGGTGACCTTCGAAGCCGCCATCGCGCCCCACATCGCGGCCGCGCGCGAAGAGCGTCCGGTCGACCCGGATGTGCTCGATGCCGGCCTGGCGGCGCTGCGCGCCCGGGCGGACCGGGTGGTCGTCGAGGGCGCCGGCGGCTGGTGCGTCCCGCTCACGCCGGAGCTGGATTTCGCGGACTGGTTCGCGGCCCACCGCATGCCGGTGGTGCTGGTCGTGGGACTCAAGCTGGGCGCCATCAACCATGCCGTGCTCAGCGCCCGGGCCATGCAGGATGCGGGTTGCTGGGCCGGCTGGGTGGCCAACCAGCTGCCCGACGAGGCCACCGGCACGGCCGACGAGATGGTTGCCACGCTGAGCGCGCGCCTCGGGCCGCC from Algiphilus sp. encodes:
- a CDS encoding 8-amino-7-oxononanoate synthase encodes the protein MSAAGALDARLRPQIQALRDRDLHRQRRVVDGSHGARIRVDGRDCVNFCANDYLGLAADPRLAEAARASLARDGTGSGAAALISGHNREHRALEEALADFLGAEAALLFSSGWAANLGALRALAGPDTHLCADALNHASLIDGVRLTKAPYARVTHADAAAFDAALGNAPDAAIAVTDGVFSMDGDVAPLPELAGVCARRGATLYVDDAHGFGVCGPDGRGSLAAAGLSHADVPVYVATLGKSLGASGAFVAGSRTLIDYLVQKARTWVFSTAPPPALSAAARAGLAVLRSEPERLAALHANIAHFRAGATERGIRLGPPDGAAGEHAIQPLLLGDAGRTMAASRALFERGYWVAGIRPPTVPAGTSRLRLTLSAAHTREQIEGVLDALHAVLAPQAEPA
- the bioD gene encoding dethiobiotin synthase encodes the protein MSTVVGITGTDTGVGKTVVACALLRALRAAGHIATGYKPVASGAEATPEGLRNEDALALLDASTPGLAYADINPVTFEAAIAPHIAAAREERPVDPDVLDAGLAALRARADRVVVEGAGGWCVPLTPELDFADWFAAHRMPVVLVVGLKLGAINHAVLSARAMQDAGCWAGWVANQLPDEATGTADEMVATLSARLGPPLVRIGSHEPVAAMVEAWTAALPRLDGAMAAGEAAPTV